AAAAGCACCGGAGAACATCTATGTATCGATGTTTTACCTCCGATGTTTTTTATCATCGATGTTTATTATATCGATACATCGAAACATCGATGTATCGATGTTGCTCCTCAAAATTTGTATCCCTaatcccaatagacatctgattgatgaaccagcaccgcctaggggcttaaggagtcatctccgtaagcattttgaggaaatacggcacctgagaaaccagccgtatgaagcgaaaaaacacaagcaggtccttggtgaactccataaaaaggcgtcggacctttatgccgggaattgcccggtgaatccagtacttaaagaaaagtatccaaaactcgcggaagaggaacgcatactccccagggagacGCTTGTCACTCTTGctaaacttcgttctggatactgtaacagattaaactcttgcctatccagaatcaaccccgacatacaaaatgtatgccccgcttgcaatgtgtccccacatgacaccaaccatctctttaattgtaatgtggaaccaacgcctctaacacccctttccttatggtccacccctgttgaaacggcaagtttccttggactcccgttagaggatattgatgacaatttgtgatcggtcgtggctgttaggtggggcgaaccattgcaacaacaacaacaacaccaaaaacaacaacaactacaacagcagcagcagcgggaacttgttgtggcttgctaagCAGCAGAGCTGTTGGAAGGTAGTGGGCGTGcgctgaggcgtagactacgggacgcccttgggcctGAACCGCAAGGAGCcacaagatttataaaagttacgaaggCGTCTGGTTTTAGGATCTAGCCcagcagcaaaaccatttctcaggaccggggtcaggagacgacTAAAGTTAGTTTTCAGGGATAAAATTTGTGTAATGCCAACAAAATTatgttttggaaataaaattttttttaagtcattgAAATATAACTATAATTCCGCATCCAGAATGTAAAGCAAAATCTATGTATTTCTTTTAGACAGTCGCGCTTCTTAAACTCTACCCCTGAAGGGAGTCGACAAAACCATTGCTATGCAGCTTATTTTCACAAACGCACtgccaataataataaaaattcattagcaattaactctattttaaatttattcgcttgaaatttgtgaagttactgaaataaattgtcacgatcagctgatTTAACATGACCGATGGCagcctcaacctctttggcggtgatggtaatttgtGACGCGcttaatttatgtttatgtgcgtatctgttggacatccgtctatctttgtcgcccgtagaatgcattatatattgtcggcagaaagcgttcgcgcattttttcgcatccgacagcactttatcggcaaaggcgatggaaactgtgtcattgtgcctagacggattcggatgctaaaccatccaaagcagtgggcccagacggcatagccatgggGAACGaaagtttcaaatatttagcacatgtcttcaacctgtctctttccacctttgtcattcccgaaaaatggaaaataaccaaGTGGTACaggctactaaagcctgggaaaccagcaaacataggagagtcatatcgcccgaaatctctcctatcgccactagcaggacgcttgaagccattttgctcccctacttcaaagcaaatttgcagatagcctgtcatcagcatggcttcagaaaactccatagcaccaccaccgcgctaaatgccattagcacccagataacttgccctttaaatcaaaacccccaccatagaacagtactcgttccgctagacctatcaaaagcttttgatacggtcaaccatggctcgttactgcaggacctggaagggtctacccttcccccatgtcttaaaaggtggaccgcaaattatctgggtggtcggcaggcatcggtgcaatttagaaacgaaagatcaaaaccaaggagaattaaacaaggggtgccacggggtggtgtcctatccccagttttgtttaatttctacatatctaagctaccttcaccaccggaaggagtcacaatcgtttcctacgccgatgactgcacaataatggccacaggcccaggcccaaagatcgatgagctatgcaataaaataaacggctacctccctgatctctccagttttttcgcctcgcgaaacctggcattatcaccgactaaatcttccgcgatcttatttacaacatggacgtcccaaatgttgaccattttgaacatccacgtcgttggcactacgctaccgactgccctacaccccaaaatcttgggtgtgacgtttgatcaggatctacattttggtgagcacgcagccgcaattgttccgagaattcagagccgtaacaaaatcctcaaatccctcgctggcagtacctggggaaaagataaagaaacgttaatgactacatacaaagcaattagccagccgattacgtgctacgcgtcacccatatggtcgccaagcctaaaaattacccactggaagaaactacaggcctgccaaaataccgctctcagaatcgccacgggctgtcttcttatgtccccagaacaccatctacataatgaggcgagaatactccccatcagggagagaaatgagatgctgaccaaacagtcattgtgaatgatgacaaagtgtgttatcttatctgtcaactgcctgacaggctgttcaatatggctacttttcagcgttttgacaggctgttcaatatggcggcgcctatcttcagcgggtgatagaaagagatacagaatgagacagcgatagtcaaatacgaatcaggtgatacaatcactttggaattttgacgtttattcagaagatatcacacttagtcatcattcacaatgcaaacagttcctgttgaatacacagaaacctgagcatcccaactaGGGATGCAGATACATCGATGTTTTTAAAACATCGATAGTATCGGATGAAAATCCGATGTTTACATCGATCTTTCAAAATtactcaatatcgaaaaagtgccgaTACATCGATGTCAACTTTGACGCTGTTTCGAACATCCACACCTCTGTAGTTGCATTTATTGACGCCTCTTTTTCTTTTGCTACGTTGCTGCAAACTGATGTAAAAAGGGCAagttattaataataattgtttaAATTATGATGTGACCTTTATACTAAATAAATTGGTGAACATCTTAAAGGAAAGTGCAGTATTGCCAGTGCAAAGGTCTGAGGTAAATATGTAAATCGTGAAGTAGTATCCCGGGTTTTTGGAATACTGTTTTAAATTGGATAATACTTAATTTTTACATCGCCTTTGATTACCTTTGATAACAGCGTAATAGTTTTTATATTAACTGCATGCATATATAATATAACCTGTGCAGATTGTAAAGGGgcctttaaaataaatttctggtcgaattttcttaaaaattcctCGATTTCGGGGTGTGTGAGCTAATGTCACAAACCAGGCGACTATAAATATCACCCCACTCACTAGAGCCACgtagtttttccaaaatttaattcTACTGAAAAAGCACCGGAGAACATCTATGTATCGATGTTTTACCTCCGATGTTTTTTATCATCGATGTTTATTATGTCGATACATCGAAACATCGATGTTGCTCCTCAAAATTTGTATCCctaatcccaacagacatctgattgatgaaccagcaccgcctaggggcttaaggagtcatctccgttaaTGTTGGCagatcccgtgatttttgaggaacaatgttatctgtgcttgtgacctctcagtcacagcCGTGACTGTGACTGTGACATAGGAAGAGGAAGAGCTACCCTTCAAGACGGCGGTTGGTGATAGTTCACGCACACATTCAAAGCCTTTTtttgctctccactaacacatgtaACATTTGATACTGTCATCAAAATGACAGTGTCATATTTAGTAAACTAAAAAATGCAAAAGGATTGGTTGGAACTGTATCATTGTGGTCTGCAATCAAGAGCAAACAAAAGGCGGCACGTCCGACGAGAGCCAGAATAACAAATTGACACTTGCATTGAATTGAGCAGTGCTACGAGCAGCTGTTGACACCTGCAACCATTGCTAAGTACTTTATGCAAATTTAGAATGTTATGCTGGATTTGTTATATAGTTTCTCTGATGATGAATTGCAGCGTGAAGCCAAACCGGAGGGGTGGAACGATTATATTGATGGTATTGTAAAGTCGGCACGCGTGTTAGCAAGTCGTTTGCCTGAACAAGAGGATTTCATACGTGATCTGGAAATGTTTCGTCTCAAAATGATATTGCGCTTATTACACGTATCTAGCTTCAATGGTAAAATGAATGCGCTAAATGAAATCAATATAGTGCTAAGCTCATATTCAACATCgtacacacaacaacaacattgtatgCCCGATGGTGAAATGGATTGGTTGACAGCAGAGCGTAAGTACACgtaaacaatttaatataaaaatattggcTTTTTCATTGCGATTTTATTTGGTACTAGAATTATATCAAACTTTCTGATGTTTTGTGCTGGAAAGACGCCTTGCTCAGCTACAATATGTTGAAAAGCTGGAGAAGATAATACGATTTCTTATAAAAGAACACGCCTTAACACTTGAAGATTTGGATACGGTATGGCGTGCACAGAGTGGCAAACATGAGGCAATTGTTAAGAATGTACATGACCTTTTGGCGAAATTAGCTTGGGATTTTACGTCCGAACAATTAGATCATCTGTTTGAATCATTCCAGGTAGATACAAACTTTCAACATAtatgaatacaaaattaatattaattgatAATAAGAATAATCATAAAATTTTCACTATGTTTTCTAGCCTATAGTAGTATGACGGGCGCTAATAAGCGTCAGCGTGAACGGCTTCTCAAACTAATAAGGCGCCTTGCCGAGGACGATAAGAATGGTTTAAAGGCTAAAAAAGTGTTAAAGCTTTTTTGAACGTTTGCGCATAGCCAGGAAATACCGCCAGAAGTATTAGGTCAAGCATTACCAGCGTTTAATACGCGAAATTTGTTGCTTGTATGTTTAATCGCCCAGTCATGCTGCGCGCACTCAACAAACACTTAATCACCAACAAGTAATTGAACGTTTGCCAAATGATTATACTTTCATCATACTTGGTACGAACAGTTTAACTGCATATATGGATAAAATTCGCAACATGAATGCTGAAATGCCGAATGTTGAGCGGAACACTTTATGTATTGATGGACGTTATCCGCATAATATGCAATGAGCGTTTCGATTTTCTCAAGTTGTTGTTAAAGGATGGGCACCTATGGTTGTGCGCCGAACAATTAAGAGATTATTGCAATAGTTTTTCATCTATTAATAAAGGGGTTGTCAGTTATTAATTTTAAGATTtgggttggtgttgttgtagcaggttgttgttattgtagagtACTcgttatttataatttgtaaaaactattgtatatataatgaAAGGAATTAAATGTTTAATTTTCGCTTTTAGGTACATGATAAGGAGGTCAAGGAGGTGGATAATTAGGGGGGTTCACCGTCTTTTAAAACCCAATAAATCGCAACATCTGgacaaatatacatcagctgctggaaatcacgtccattccggcAGCACTAATAATTAATTCCTGTGACTCGGCATCACAGTcaatcccgacaactgatttaataatatatacatattttataatataattttgtgcaatttgtatgcttctgtaatttatctatAACCCGTAACTATATTtaatctgattaattgttaaatttgtagactactaaataaataaataagtggtaattttaaaaccaaattttttgttatcaatttctttttattttatcatagTCAGCCTTTAGTTCAATTAACATTTAAATACAGgtaccaaaaatattttatgtaaaattgtatatattcgtacatacagaaaaataattaaatat
The DNA window shown above is from Eurosta solidaginis isolate ZX-2024a chromosome 2, ASM4086904v1, whole genome shotgun sequence and carries:
- the LOC137242250 gene encoding probable ubiquitin carboxyl-terminal hydrolase FAF, which produces MLDLLYSFSDDELQREAKPEGWNDYIDGIVKSARVLASRLPEQEDFIRDLEMFRLKMILRLLHVSSFNGKMNALNEINIVLSSYSTSYTQQQHCMPDGEMDWLTAEQLYQTF